The Fundidesulfovibrio putealis DSM 16056 genome segment CTCCATATTGGAGTGAAACTTTTTACCTCGCCGCTCCCTCTATCCTCAAGGACCTCTTTGAATGTGCATGGTACTGCCCTGCCACCGCAGGCACGCTTCCTGCTTTTAATCCCGTGGGGAAATATTTTCCCAGTTTCTCACGAAACGGACGCGCAGAAGCCCTGAATAATTATTGCACATACTTTCAAGGTGTTGACAATGTCTCAGAGTACGTTCCCGGTCGAGGATACCAATATTGACCTGGTGGTTTCGGGGGAAAAGGCCGCCTGGGATCATTTTGTGGAAAAATTTTCCGGGTTGCTCTTCGGCGTGACCATCAGGACTTTGCGGGCGCGTACCGCAAGCCTGGACCAGGAAGACGCCAAAGACGTGGTGCAGGACATCTTCCTGCGCCTCGTCAAGGACGACTTCAAGCTGCTGCGCACATACGATCCCGAACGCGCTTCCCTCTCCACCTGGCTCACGGTCGTGGCCAGATCCATGGCCATCGATTATCTGCGCAGGCCCGAACGCAGCCGTGAAACAGTGGAGCTGGACGACACCATGGCCGCCGATGGCGACGCGCCATTCGGAGGACGGCTCGAACTTCCCCAGGGTCTCCTCTCCGAACGCCAGGCCCAGATACTGCGCCTGCTCTTCGACGAAGACATGGAAGTCGCCGAAGTCGCGACGTTCCTGCGCGTCCAGGCCCAGACCGTGCGGAGCCTTAAGCACCAGGCCCTCACGAAACTTCGCGAGCACTACGGAGCGCTCCGCCCCGCCTAACTTCCGCCCGCCCTCTAAAGTTACCGATCTGTCAGGTCGATAGTGTCTTGCGCCCTAGTTCTTGACCCTTAGGTGCACGCACGGTATTGAAATCCACCCAATAGTTGAAAATCGTACGATGTTTGGCACGGGAGCACGCATGTCCATGGACTGCGGCACGAACGGACCAGACCCCAAGGAAGGGGTGAATCCCGAAGCTATGGAAAATTGCCCTGACGAAATGACCCTGGCGGCCTACCTGGACGCACGGCTGGACGCACAGGAGCTGTCGCGGATGGAGCTCCATCTCGCCCGTTGCGAGAAGTGCGCGAAAAGCGTTCAGGAATTGCGTGACATCCTGGGCCAGGTGGAACTTGCCGAGGAAGACCCTGCCCTGTTGCGCGAGGTTGCCGAGCGCGCCAAGAAGATAATCGACCGCTGACGCGCAAGGGCTCTGTCCTTGACCCGGCGGGCTCCGCCCTGCACCCGCCAGGGGGATGATCCCCCTGGACCCTGCAATTAGCTTCGCGTAACGCCCTGCTACAAATTAGAATATTGGCAAACAAAAGCCCTGAAGCGCGCAAAGCCGCGCTTCAGGGCTTCTTTCTTGAAATCGCCGTATTGGACGAGCGCTGGCGCTGGGTGCTGTCACGGTCGGGTTCTGGCGGGCGGGCGACGAATCGTCTTCAAATCGGTTCTAGCCCGCCCGCCAGGACACGAACGGGACAGCACCCAGCGCCTGGCCCCAGCACTCAGCAGTGCTACGAATCAAGCTGGGCGATCTGCGACTCCAGGCTGGTCTGGAGCGCGTCGTATTGACCGAGCAACGTATCCAGGCGGGAGTATCTGTCTCGCAATCTGGTCTCCATGGTAGCTATTCTCTTGGTTTCATAATCAATCTTTTCCTGGATGTTGTCGGAGATCGTTGTGTAGTTATCCTCAAGAATTGCCAGAGGCCCGGTGTCGGCGTTGGTCAGGTCGGCCAGCCGGTCCACCAGCTCCCCCGCCTTGCCCTGGCGCAGGTTGACCTTGTGGGTGTAGGTCCCATCGGTCAGGTTGCCCACGGTGAGCACCATGCCTGCTTCCGCGAACCCGGACTGACCGGTGATGGTGGATGAATTGGAATAGAAGATCGCTGCGTGTCCGCCGATGCTGGCGGAAGTGATCTTGCCGTTCTGCACCGTGTAGCTCACGTCGTATACTCCGGCCTTGGTGATGCCGTCGATGTAGGAGGTGTAACTCACGTCGGCGCTGTCGGTGTCGCCGATGTACTGCGCTCCGAAAATTCTGCCCACCGCGTTGGCGTTGGAGGCCAGGGCCGCCTCAAGTATGTCCTCGTCCAGCAGGAGCTGGCCGAAGGTGCTGGAGCCTTCCGTGGCGTCTGTGCTTATTCCCAGGGACGACAGCGAGATGTATGTATCGCGCTCGGAACTGAACCCAACGCCTGGCGCCGACGTAATGCTCTTGATCATCGAGTCGATCATCTGCAGGCCGTAGTTTCCGGTCAGCAGGGAGCCGGTTTCGGTCGTGGAGTCGTACTCGGTCAACTCCTTCAGCATCGCCTTCACCTCGTTCACCTGGTCGATGAAGTTCTGCACGTTTTCGACCACGGCGTCAGTGTCGGTCTCTACGGTTATGTTCCCCGAGCCTGTAGATTTCAAACTGAGGCTCAGCCCGTCGATCACGTCAGTCACGGTGTTGGTGGACCTGCTGATCCAGGCGCCTGAAAGCGGCCAGCCGTTAATTTTCAGCTTGGCGTCCTGACATTCCTGCGTGACCATGAAGTCCGACCCTGTGAACCCGGACAGGGTGCTGGCCCCCGAGATGACCAGATCATTGGCTTCACCGGTATCCAGGCCCCGCAGTTGCAGGTAGTAGTTGGAGCCGTCGTAGATGGTGGAGGCGCGCACCCCTGTGTTGGCCGAGTTGGTGTTCACGATGTTCACGATGTCCGTGAGGGTGGATCCCGCCGGGATGGCGTCGGACACGGTGACTCCCGCGTAGGTGTACACCAGCGACCGGGACGCGCCGGTGGAATTCACGACGGTTGTCAGCGATGAATACCCCGAGGTCGTGACCATCATCTTGTTCTTGGCCAACTGTCCCACGGTGAAGGAGTAGGAGCCCGTTTCGGCGTCTCCGTCCGCCGTGGCGGAAAGGACGTCCGTGTCTGAGGAACTGGCGCCCTTTTGCAGGAATTCGCTGATGGTATCCATGCTTTGCAGCGCGGTACGCATGGACAGCATGGCGGTGTTCAGTTCCTGGAAGGCCGTTTTTTTGTCCTCCCAGGTCTGCTGCCAGGTCTTGTAGGTGGTCACACGGGACGACTCCACCTCCACGAGCTTGGTGATAAGGGTATCGAAGTCGGTACCGCTGCCGATGCCTGTGAAGTAGATGCCGCCCGAAGTGCTCATTCCCGATGTGACGTCGCCGATAGCCATGACTGATCCTCCCGTGAGGCCGGTTATCTTTTTAGATGTAGTCGAGAAGGCTCATGCTCATGATCTTGGACGATGAGGACAGGACGCTCTGGTAGGCGTACTGGTACTTCGCGAGGTCCAGCAGCAGTTGCGAGAGGTCCGCGTCCTCCACGGCGGAGAGCCGGGTGTCCGCGTTGTCGCGCAGCACCTCGATGGTGTTCTCCGCGAAGTCCAGGCGGTTTTCGCGCGCTCCCACGTCTGCCGCGCAGGATTCCAGATGTTCCTGGGCGGTGGTCAGCTTCTCCAGGCAGTCGCCAACGCCGTCCATGTTGTTGGTTTCCAGGAAGCCGACCAGCTCGCCCACTGTCTCGAAGATGTTGATGTTTGCCCCGGCCCCGAACACGGGCGAGGCGTTGCTGGCTCCGGATTCTCTGTAGAGGCCGCCGAAAACGTCCTTGCCCACGTTGTTTATGACGATGCCCCCGCTGGGCGAGATGTTCACCGAGATGTCCGCCGTATTGGGGACGATGGTGAACTGGTCGCCGGCGGCCAGGGTGTTCCCCGCGCCGGAACTCAGTTCCAGGAAGCCGCCCGGCACGGGGAGCTTGGCGCCGCTGGCCACGTTGCCCCCGACCCAGGAGAGGCCGCCGTCGGTGCTGTAAGAGTAGGAATAGGGTCCGGGAAGACTGGCGTTGGAATCCAGGCGGACGCTCACGTTGACCGAGAACACGCCGTCGGCTGCGGCGCTCACCTGGCCGCTCCCGTAGCTGCGCACCGTGGCTCCGTCCTGGTCGTCCCCCAGATAGACGGCCGAAGGGCGTACAACCAGGGAGGTGCCCTCCCCGCTTCCCGTTTCGGTGAGGTGCGACCCGCTCTTGAGCGTTACGGAGCACCCGCCCAGGTCCAGGGTGTTCTCCCCGGCCGCGAGGGTCTTCACGGTCCAGGTGGTCCCGCCGTCAGAGGAATAGCGGTAGCCGATGTCGTCCGTTCCGCCCACGTCGCCGCTTTCGGTGAACTGCACCAGCACGCTGGTGTCGCTGCCGCCCTGCACCTTGACCACGGCGTCCTGGGTGAGGGTCTTGTCGGACACGGTGGCGAAAATCGTCTGGGTGAAAGCAGCCCCGCCGGTTTTCTGGCCCGCAAACAGGCTCTTTCCGGTCACAGAGGTGTTGGCCAGGGAGACCATCTCCTCAAAATAACCCCGCACCTGCGCGGCGATCTGCTTGCGGTTTTCGTCGGAGAGCGTTCCCGTGGAGGCCTGTTCGGCCAGCTCCTTGATGCTGGTCATGAGCGTACTGGCCTCAAGCAGCGTGGAGTCGGCCTGACTCAGCCAGGACCTGGCCACGCCGATGTTGTCCGAATACTGGTCCAGCCCCTTGATGATGGAATCGATCCCACGGGCCTCGGCGTACCCGGAAGGGTCGTCCGAAGGGCGGTTGATCCTCTTCTGGCTGGCGTTCTGCTCGTTGGCCTCGGCAAGCTTGGACAGGGAGCCGTTCATGTAGCCGATGGACGACGAATAGAGCATATTTTGCGAGATACGCATGGGTTCCCCCCTACTTGAGGCTCATGACCACATCGAACATTTCGCCTGCGGTCTGTATGAGTTTGGCCGCCGCCTGGTAGCACTGCTGGTACTGCATGACGCGGGTGAGCTCCTCGTCCAGGCTGACGCCGGAAACGGATTCGCGTTGCGTGGTGAGGTCCTCGCTGAGTGTGGCGGCGTAGGTCTGCTGCGTCGCGGCCGCCGAGGTGTCGGAGCCCACTTTGGAGCAGAGCGAGTTCATGTAGTCCTGGAGCGTGCCGCTGGTAGTTCCGCCCGCCTCCTTGAAGGAAACGGAGGTGCCTGCCAGGGCTGCCAGAGCCAGGGCCGTGGTGTTGTCTCCGGTGTTGACCTCGCCCGCGCCGTTGACGTGCCCTGCGCACAGCCTGGACGGATCGTTGGACACGGCGCTGGCCAGGTCCACGTTGGAGGCGTCCGTGCCCGAGAACAGCGTGTTGATGCCAAGCCCGGCCAGCAGTCCAGACGTGTCCTCCGCGAACTGGAATTCCACACCGCTGGCGGCTTGAAGCGAAAGCTGGCCGTTCTGGATGGAGGCCGTGAGCTGGCCGGGGTAGCTTGCGTTTATGGCGTCGCGCACGTCCTCCAGCGAGTGCACTGAGGGATCGAAGTTGGAGGTTCCGGGGGTGACCGAGCTGAAATCCAGGGCGGTCACGGAGAGGTTGTCCCCGGTGGTCGCGTCGTAGAGCGCGATGGAAATGTTGCCGGACTCCAGCCTGTCCGCCCAGTGCAGCCCGCTTTGCGCAAGCGGCAGGCTCTGGTTGTCCACCGCGTATTCACCCTGCGCCGAACTCATGTTGGTCAGGCCAGCGCCTTGGCTGTGCACGCGGTTCATGTTCCAGATGAAGCTCTCGGCGAAGGCGTCCAGCTTGTCCTGGTATTCGCCCACGTACTCGTCGCGAAGCGTCAGCAGCGCGGCCAGCGATCCGCCGGAAAGCCTGCCCGCCGAATCGTTCCCGGTGAGTGGGGTCACGTTCACGTCGCCGCCCGCGCTGGTCACCCAGTAGACGCCGTTTTTCGGCATGATCGTGAACTTGTCACCGGCACTGATGGAGGTGCTTGGCGCGGTTTCCGCGTCCGTGGCCGTGCCGAACCAGATGGAGACGCCGTCCACGGTCTCTTTGTGGCTGGTGTCCCCGGCAGTGAAGACGCGTGTATTGCCGTCCTCGTCCTCCACCCAGGTCTTGCCGCCGTCGAGAGACACCTGGTAGGTGGCGGCTCCGGCCCCGCCGGACGTGTCGCCGCCGGTCACAAACCGCACGGTCATCTCGTTGGAGGACGCCCCCTCGAAGTAGATCTTCCCGTCGAAGCCGGAATCCGCGCTCAGGGCAGCCACGGACTTGGGGCCTTCCACCTTGAGCGTATAGGACGACGCGCCGTCCACCAGGGACTGGCCTTCGCCGGTCGTCACACGCACCTGGCCGTCGTCCTGGGTGACCACGTTTATGTCCACGTATTCGGCCAGGTCGCGCAGCAGCTGGTCGCGCTGGTCCAGCAGGCCGCTCGATTCGGAGCTCCCGGATATGGACTTGTTCAGCGCGGCGATCTGCTTGGTCAGGCTGTTGACCGATGAAACCTGGCTGGCGATGGAGGCGTCCAGGGATTGGGTGATGGAGTTCAGGCTGTCATCCATGGACGCGAGCATTTCTGTCAGCGACCGCGCCGTTTCAATGGCCTCGGTGCGCACCGCGGCGTTGGATGACGTGGCCGAGAGGTTCTCCAGGCTGGCCATGAAGTCGTCCAGGACCGCTGATATGCCGGAATCGCTGGAGCTGTTGAACAGCGACTCCACCTGGGCCAGGTTGGTGGCGATGGTGTCGTAATAGGACGTCTTCGAGGACTGCGTCAGGCAGCGCCGCTCCAGAAATGCGTCCAGCTCGCGCACGATGCCCTGGATGCTGGCCCCCACCCCGATCTTGCCTGTGGTGACGCCATCCGTGGCGAAATCCACGGTGCGGCGCACGTAGCCCGTGGTGGAGGCGTTGGCGATGTTGCCGCCGTGAACGTTCAAGGCAACCTGGAAATTGGAGAGGGCCGATTGGCCTATGGTCAGCAGATTGTTCAGCATGGCTTGCCGCTCCCTGCCGCGCAATGCGCGGCGGGTTTTGTGGTCTCGCCGCAACCGGACCGGCTGTCCCTGCCAGTGCGGTTGCGATGCTTCGCGTGTGCCGAAGCGTTCATGATCAATGCGTCCATGCTTTTCACCTGTTCGTATTCAAGGCACTGTTGCGTTCTCAAATGATTGTGTTTGTGTTTTTCACAAACGCGACACTAGCGTTTGAGCTGAATGACTTCCTGGAGCATGGTGTCCACGGTGCTGATCACTTTGCTGTTGGCCTGGAAGCCGCGCTGGTAGCTGATCATGTTGACCATCTCCGTGGCGGTATCCACGTTGGACTGCTCCAGCTTTCCCGAGGCGATGCTGCCCATGCCCGCGCTTCCGGCAGTGCCAATGCGCGGCTCGCCCGAGTCGATGGTCTTGCTGTAGAGGTTGCCGCCCTCGCGGCGCAGGCCCTGGAGGTTGGTGAAGTCGGCCATGCCCACCACGAAGAGGTTCTTGCTCTGGTTGTTGGAATAGGTTCCCACCACCACGCCTTCGGAAGTGACGGAGACTCCCTGGAGGAAACCGCTGGCGTAGCCGTCCTGGGCTTCATCGTTGATGCTGAAGGCGTCGGAGTAGCTGGTTGTGGTGGTGCTGCTGGTGGTGGACGCGTTCATTGTCGGCAGGTTCGTGATGTCCGTGCCAACCTGGGACGCGTTGGTGATGCTGCTGGTCCAGCCGCCGTAACTGTTCGTACTGTGGATGCCGAGGTCCAGCTTGATATTGGCAGCGTTCGTCGACAACGATGAACTGGCGTTGGACGAGGCCGTGAAGTTGGCCGTCAGCTGCGGATAGCCGTCCTGGGAGAAGGTGGCGGGCACCCAGTTGGAAAGGTCCTTGTAGTTGCCGGAGGCGTTTGAACTCAGAACGAAGGAGGTCATGTTGGTGATGCGCCCGGCCGAATCGAAGCTCAGGGTGCCGGTCATGAGCAGGCCAGCCGAGGACGTGGTGGAAAGCTGGGTGCCGTTGATGGTCCGGCCGTCTTCGTCAGGGGCGCAGGCCACGACGTATTCCCAGACGTTCTTGCCTGCGGCGTTGCTCACCTTGTCGTAGTAGATGCTGACGTCGTGGGCGGTGCCGGACTCGTCGTACACCTTGATGGTGCTCTGATAGGAGTAGCTGGAATCCGACAGGGCAGTATCGGCCTGCCCGGACCAGCTCCCGAACAGGGCGAAGAAGGGGTTGGTGGCGTCGGTGGTCTTTTCGGTGGCGTTGGAGTTCAGGTTGGTGACCATGCGCAGCGTGGTGGTGGCCGAAGGCGCCAACTGGAAGCTGTCCAGCTTGATGTCGCCAAGCGAGCCGATGTTGGAGACCTCGCCGGTCTTGGTGTCGGTGGTGGCGCGCCAGCCCTGCACCGTGTAGCCGTTGGTGTCACGGAGGTAGCCGGTCTTGTCGAAGGTGAAGTTGCCGGCCCGGGTGTAGTAGATGTTCCCGGTGTTGTCGTTTTGCACCATGAACATGCCGTTGCCGGAAATGGCCATGTCGGTTGCGGAGTTGGTGTCAAGGAAGGCTCCCTGGGAGAAGTCGCCGTAGATGCTGGCGATGTTCGCCCCTAGGCCCACCTGGCCGAAGCTGTTGCCGGTGGCGATGTTCGAATAGAAGAAGTCCTCGAACTGGGTGCTGGAGCGCTTGAAGCCCATGGTGCTGGTGTTGGCCAGGTTGTTGCCGACCACGGACATGGCCTGGCTATGGATGCCCAGGCCGGAAATGCCGGTGTACATCGCGGACATGAGTGACATGGCGAATCTCCTTTTGGCTTGGGTTAGGCGTCGACGTCTTTGACGCTGGAGACGTTGGCGAGGCTGACTTCCCTGCCGTCCTTGAGGGTCAGCATCACCACGCCGCTCTTCACCGCCACTCCGTTCACCACGCCGGATATGGTGGTGCTGGCCGTGAGTTCCGCTCCGTCCGTGCCGGTCCCGGCAATGGCGATGGAGTAGGTTCCGTCTTCCATCACGTCGCCGTCGTCGTCCTTGCCGTCCCACTGGTAGTCGTACTCGCCCGCCTTCTTGGCCCCGATGTTCTCGGTGCGCACCAGCGACCCGTCCTCGTCGTAGATGTAGGCCTTGAGGGTGGCCGCGTCGGATTCCAGCGTGTACGTGCTGGAAGATGCTTTTCCGTCCTCCACCGAGAGCGTGTAGCCCGAAGCCATGACTGTTTTGCCGATGTAGGAGACGGAGCTTGTGGCGGTCTGGAGGTTGAGCGCCGAGAGCCCTGTGGTGAGGGTCTCGTTCATGTTGGTCATCTGCTCCAGCATGGAGAACTGGGTCAGCTGGCCAATCATTTCCGCCGGATCTGTGGAGTTGAACGGGTCCTGGTTTTCGAGCTGGGCGACCAGGATGGCCAGGAAATCGTCCTTACCCATGGAGGAGGACGCCGTGTCAGACGAGCTGCTGGTCTTTATGCTGTTAAGATATGACGTGGTGTCGACGTACATGATGATTGCCTCCTGCTCGCGAAAAGTGTTTCACCGTTCCAGACGCAACAATGTGCGGGAAAATCAATGCGACCTGGGATGCGAAG includes the following:
- a CDS encoding flagellar hook assembly protein FlgD; translated protein: MYVDTTSYLNSIKTSSSSDTASSSMGKDDFLAILVAQLENQDPFNSTDPAEMIGQLTQFSMLEQMTNMNETLTTGLSALNLQTATSSVSYIGKTVMASGYTLSVEDGKASSSTYTLESDAATLKAYIYDEDGSLVRTENIGAKKAGEYDYQWDGKDDDGDVMEDGTYSIAIAGTGTDGAELTASTTISGVVNGVAVKSGVVMLTLKDGREVSLANVSSVKDVDA
- the flgL gene encoding flagellar hook-associated protein FlgL, with amino-acid sequence MRISQNMLYSSSIGYMNGSLSKLAEANEQNASQKRINRPSDDPSGYAEARGIDSIIKGLDQYSDNIGVARSWLSQADSTLLEASTLMTSIKELAEQASTGTLSDENRKQIAAQVRGYFEEMVSLANTSVTGKSLFAGQKTGGAAFTQTIFATVSDKTLTQDAVVKVQGGSDTSVLVQFTESGDVGGTDDIGYRYSSDGGTTWTVKTLAAGENTLDLGGCSVTLKSGSHLTETGSGEGTSLVVRPSAVYLGDDQDGATVRSYGSGQVSAAADGVFSVNVSVRLDSNASLPGPYSYSYSTDGGLSWVGGNVASGAKLPVPGGFLELSSGAGNTLAAGDQFTIVPNTADISVNISPSGGIVINNVGKDVFGGLYRESGASNASPVFGAGANINIFETVGELVGFLETNNMDGVGDCLEKLTTAQEHLESCAADVGARENRLDFAENTIEVLRDNADTRLSAVEDADLSQLLLDLAKYQYAYQSVLSSSSKIMSMSLLDYI
- the fliD gene encoding flagellar filament capping protein FliD, whose product is MAIGDVTSGMSTSGGIYFTGIGSGTDFDTLITKLVEVESSRVTTYKTWQQTWEDKKTAFQELNTAMLSMRTALQSMDTISEFLQKGASSSDTDVLSATADGDAETGSYSFTVGQLAKNKMMVTTSGYSSLTTVVNSTGASRSLVYTYAGVTVSDAIPAGSTLTDIVNIVNTNSANTGVRASTIYDGSNYYLQLRGLDTGEANDLVISGASTLSGFTGSDFMVTQECQDAKLKINGWPLSGAWISRSTNTVTDVIDGLSLSLKSTGSGNITVETDTDAVVENVQNFIDQVNEVKAMLKELTEYDSTTETGSLLTGNYGLQMIDSMIKSITSAPGVGFSSERDTYISLSSLGISTDATEGSSTFGQLLLDEDILEAALASNANAVGRIFGAQYIGDTDSADVSYTSYIDGITKAGVYDVSYTVQNGKITSASIGGHAAIFYSNSSTITGQSGFAEAGMVLTVGNLTDGTYTHKVNLRQGKAGELVDRLADLTNADTGPLAILEDNYTTISDNIQEKIDYETKRIATMETRLRDRYSRLDTLLGQYDALQTSLESQIAQLDS
- a CDS encoding RNA polymerase sigma factor, whose translation is MSQSTFPVEDTNIDLVVSGEKAAWDHFVEKFSGLLFGVTIRTLRARTASLDQEDAKDVVQDIFLRLVKDDFKLLRTYDPERASLSTWLTVVARSMAIDYLRRPERSRETVELDDTMAADGDAPFGGRLELPQGLLSERQAQILRLLFDEDMEVAEVATFLRVQAQTVRSLKHQALTKLREHYGALRPA
- the flgK gene encoding flagellar hook-associated protein FlgK, which encodes MLNNLLTIGQSALSNFQVALNVHGGNIANASTTGYVRRTVDFATDGVTTGKIGVGASIQGIVRELDAFLERRCLTQSSKTSYYDTIATNLAQVESLFNSSSDSGISAVLDDFMASLENLSATSSNAAVRTEAIETARSLTEMLASMDDSLNSITQSLDASIASQVSSVNSLTKQIAALNKSISGSSESSGLLDQRDQLLRDLAEYVDINVVTQDDGQVRVTTGEGQSLVDGASSYTLKVEGPKSVAALSADSGFDGKIYFEGASSNEMTVRFVTGGDTSGGAGAATYQVSLDGGKTWVEDEDGNTRVFTAGDTSHKETVDGVSIWFGTATDAETAPSTSISAGDKFTIMPKNGVYWVTSAGGDVNVTPLTGNDSAGRLSGGSLAALLTLRDEYVGEYQDKLDAFAESFIWNMNRVHSQGAGLTNMSSAQGEYAVDNQSLPLAQSGLHWADRLESGNISIALYDATTGDNLSVTALDFSSVTPGTSNFDPSVHSLEDVRDAINASYPGQLTASIQNGQLSLQAASGVEFQFAEDTSGLLAGLGINTLFSGTDASNVDLASAVSNDPSRLCAGHVNGAGEVNTGDNTTALALAALAGTSVSFKEAGGTTSGTLQDYMNSLCSKVGSDTSAAATQQTYAATLSEDLTTQRESVSGVSLDEELTRVMQYQQCYQAAAKLIQTAGEMFDVVMSLK
- a CDS encoding anti-sigma factor family protein; the encoded protein is MSMDCGTNGPDPKEGVNPEAMENCPDEMTLAAYLDARLDAQELSRMELHLARCEKCAKSVQELRDILGQVELAEEDPALLREVAERAKKIIDR
- a CDS encoding flagellar hook protein FlgE translates to MSLMSAMYTGISGLGIHSQAMSVVGNNLANTSTMGFKRSSTQFEDFFYSNIATGNSFGQVGLGANIASIYGDFSQGAFLDTNSATDMAISGNGMFMVQNDNTGNIYYTRAGNFTFDKTGYLRDTNGYTVQGWRATTDTKTGEVSNIGSLGDIKLDSFQLAPSATTTLRMVTNLNSNATEKTTDATNPFFALFGSWSGQADTALSDSSYSYQSTIKVYDESGTAHDVSIYYDKVSNAAGKNVWEYVVACAPDEDGRTINGTQLSTTSSAGLLMTGTLSFDSAGRITNMTSFVLSSNASGNYKDLSNWVPATFSQDGYPQLTANFTASSNASSSLSTNAANIKLDLGIHSTNSYGGWTSSITNASQVGTDITNLPTMNASTTSSTTTTSYSDAFSINDEAQDGYASGFLQGVSVTSEGVVVGTYSNNQSKNLFVVGMADFTNLQGLRREGGNLYSKTIDSGEPRIGTAGSAGMGSIASGKLEQSNVDTATEMVNMISYQRGFQANSKVISTVDTMLQEVIQLKR